The Ovis aries strain OAR_USU_Benz2616 breed Rambouillet chromosome 11, ARS-UI_Ramb_v3.0, whole genome shotgun sequence genome window below encodes:
- the TCAP gene encoding telethonin, protein MATSELSCQLSEENCERREAFWAEWKDLTLSTRPEEGCSLHEEDAQRHETYHRQGQCQALVQRSPWLVMRMGILGRGLQEYQLPYQRVLPLPIFTPAKVGATKEEREETPIQLQELLALETALGGQCVDRQDVAEITKQLPPVVPVSKPGTLRRSLSRSMSQEAQRG, encoded by the exons ATGGCCACTTCAGAGCTGAGCTGCCAGCTGTCGGAGGAGAACTGTGAGCGCCGAGAGGCCTTCTGGGCGGAGTGGAAGGATCTGACGCTGTCCACAAGGCCTGAGGAGGG TTGCTCCCTGCATGAGGAGGATGCCCAGCGCCATGAGACCTACCACCGGCAGGGGCAGTGCCAGGCGCTGGTGCAGCGTTCCCCCTGGCTGGTGATGCGGATGGGCATCCTCGGCCGTGGGCTGCAGGAATACCAGCTGCCCTACCAGCGGGTGCTGCCTCTGCCCATCTTCACTCCCGCCAAGGTGGGCGCCACCAAGGAGGAGCGCGAGGAGACACCCAtccagctgcaggagctgctggcACTGGAAACAGCCCTGGGAGGCCAGTGTGTGGACCGCCAGGACGTGGCCGAGATCACCAAGCAGCTGCCTCCCGTGGTGCCTGTCAGCAAGCCCGGCACCCTTCGTCGCTCCCTGTCTCGCTCCATGtctcaggaagcacagagaggctga
- the PNMT gene encoding phenylethanolamine N-methyltransferase isoform X2 — MSGTDRSQAAGAVPDSDPGLAAVASAYQRFEPRAYLRNNYAPPRGDLSCPDGVGPWKLRCLAQTFATGPTIYQLLSACAHFEDITMTDFLEVNRQELRLWLREEPGAFDWSVYSQHVCLIEGKGESWQEKERQLRARVKRILPIDVHQPQPLGAGGLAPLPADALVSAFCLEAVSPDLASFQRALDHITTLLRPGGHLLLIGALEESWYLAGKATLAVVPVREEEVREALVRSGYELRDLRTYTMPAHLRTGVDDVKGIFFTWAQKKVGV, encoded by the exons ATGAGCGGGACAGACCGGAGTCAGGCGGCGGGCGCGGTGCCCGACTCAGACCCGGGCCTGGCGGCGGTCGCCTCGGCCTACCAGCGCTTTGAGCCCCGCGCTTACCTCCGCAACAACTACGCGCCCCCGAGGGGGGACCTGAGCTGCCCCGACGGCGTCGGGCCTTGGAAGCTGCGCTGCTTGGCTCAGACCTTCGCCACCG GCCCCACTATATACCAGCTGCTCAGCGCCTGTGCCCACTTTGAGGACATCACCATGACAGATTTCCTGGAGGTGAACCGCCAGGAGCTGAGGCTCTGGCTGCGAGAAGAGCCTGGGGCTTTCGACTGGAGCGTGTACAGCCAGCATGTCTGTCTCATCGAGGGCAAGGG ggaatcctggcaggAGAAGGAGCGCCAGCTGCGAGCCAGGGTAAAGAGGATCCTGCCCATCGAtgtgcaccagccccagcccctgggcGCTGGAGGCCTGGCACCCCTGCCTGCCGACGCCCTGGTCTCTGCGTTCTGCCTGGAGGCTGTGAGTCCAGACCTGGCCAGCTTCCAGCGGGCCCTGGATCACATCACCACACTGCTGAGGCCTGGGGGGCACCTCCTCCTCATCGGGGCCCTGGAGGAGTCATGGTACCTGGCTGGGAAGGCCACGCTGGCAGTGGTGCCTGTGCGcgaggaggaggtgagggaggccCTGGTGCGGAGCGGCTATGAGCTGCGGGATCTGCGCACCTACACCATGCCTGCCCACCTTCGGACGGGTGTAGACGATGTCAAGGGCATCTTCTTCACCTGGGCCCAGAAGAAGGTGGGGGTGTGA
- the PGAP3 gene encoding post-GPI attachment to proteins factor 3 isoform X2, with protein sequence MAGRTARLVLLAGAAALASGSQGDREPVYRDCVLRCEERNCSGGALKHFRSRQPIYMSLAGWTCRDDCKYECMWVTVGLYLQEGHKVPQFHGKWPFSRFLCFQEPASAVASFLNGLASLVMLCRYRTSVPASSPMYPTCVAFAWVSLNAWFWSTVFHTRDTDLTEKMDYFCASTVILHSIYLCCVRTVGLQRPAVASAFRALLLLMLTAHVSYLSLIRFDYGYNMAANVAIGLLNAAWWLAWCLRNQRLPHVHKCVAVVLLLQGLSLLELLDFPPLFWVLDAHAIWHISTIPVHVLFFSFLEDDSLYLLKESEAKVKLD encoded by the exons ATGGCCGGGCGGACTGCGCGGCTGGTACTGCTGGCTGGAGCAGCCGCGCTAGCAAGCGGCTCCCAGGGCGACCGCGAGCCAGTGTACCGCGACTGCGTGCTTCGGTGCGAAGAGCGGAACTGCTCGGGGGGTGCACTGAAGCACTTCCGCTCCCGCCAGCCAATCTACATGAGTCTAGCAG GTTGGACCTGTCGGGACGACTGTAAGTATGAGTGTATGTGGGTCACCGTTGGCCTCTACCTCCAGGAAGGTCACAAAGTGCCTCAGTTCCATGGCAAG TGGCCCTTCTCCCGGTTCCTGTGCTTCCAAGAGCCAGCTTCTGCTGTGGCCTCTTTCCTCAATGGCCTAGCCAGCCTGGTGATGCTTTGTCGCTACCGCACCTCCGTGCCAGCCTCCTCCCCTATGTACCCCACCTGCGTGGCCTTTGCTTGG GTCTCCCTCAATGCTTGGTTCTGGTCCACAGTCTTCCACACCAGGGACACCGACCTCACAGAG AAAATGGACTACTTCTGTGCCTCCACTGTCATCCTGCACTCCATCTATCTGTGCTGTGTCAG GACCGTGGGGCTGCAGCGCCCGGCCGTGGCCAGTGCCTTCCGGGCCCTCCTGCTGCTCATGCTGACGGCGCACGTCTCCTACCTGAGTCTCATCCGCTTCGACTACGGCTACAACATGGCGGCTAACGTGGCAATCG GCCTGCTGAACGCGGCGTGGTGGCTGGCCTGGTGCCTGCGGAACCAGCGGCTGCCGCATGTGCACAAGTGCGTGGCGGTGGTCCTGCTGCTGCAGGGGCTGTCCCTGCTCGAGCTGCTGGACTTCCCGCCTCTCTTCTGGGTCCTGGATGCCCACGCCATCTGGCACATCAGCACCATCCCGGTTCACGTCCTTTTCTTCAG CTTCCTGGAAGATGACAGCCTCTACCTGCTGAAGGAGTCAGAGGCCAAGGTCAAGCTGGACTGA
- the PNMT gene encoding phenylethanolamine N-methyltransferase isoform X1 yields the protein MSGTDRSQAAGAVPDSDPGLAAVASAYQRFEPRAYLRNNYAPPRGDLSCPDGVGPWKLRCLAQTFATGEVSGCTLIDIGSGPTIYQLLSACAHFEDITMTDFLEVNRQELRLWLREEPGAFDWSVYSQHVCLIEGKGESWQEKERQLRARVKRILPIDVHQPQPLGAGGLAPLPADALVSAFCLEAVSPDLASFQRALDHITTLLRPGGHLLLIGALEESWYLAGKATLAVVPVREEEVREALVRSGYELRDLRTYTMPAHLRTGVDDVKGIFFTWAQKKVGV from the exons ATGAGCGGGACAGACCGGAGTCAGGCGGCGGGCGCGGTGCCCGACTCAGACCCGGGCCTGGCGGCGGTCGCCTCGGCCTACCAGCGCTTTGAGCCCCGCGCTTACCTCCGCAACAACTACGCGCCCCCGAGGGGGGACCTGAGCTGCCCCGACGGCGTCGGGCCTTGGAAGCTGCGCTGCTTGGCTCAGACCTTCGCCACCG GTGAGGTGTCTGGCTGCACCCTCATTGACATCGGTTCAGGCCCCACTATATACCAGCTGCTCAGCGCCTGTGCCCACTTTGAGGACATCACCATGACAGATTTCCTGGAGGTGAACCGCCAGGAGCTGAGGCTCTGGCTGCGAGAAGAGCCTGGGGCTTTCGACTGGAGCGTGTACAGCCAGCATGTCTGTCTCATCGAGGGCAAGGG ggaatcctggcaggAGAAGGAGCGCCAGCTGCGAGCCAGGGTAAAGAGGATCCTGCCCATCGAtgtgcaccagccccagcccctgggcGCTGGAGGCCTGGCACCCCTGCCTGCCGACGCCCTGGTCTCTGCGTTCTGCCTGGAGGCTGTGAGTCCAGACCTGGCCAGCTTCCAGCGGGCCCTGGATCACATCACCACACTGCTGAGGCCTGGGGGGCACCTCCTCCTCATCGGGGCCCTGGAGGAGTCATGGTACCTGGCTGGGAAGGCCACGCTGGCAGTGGTGCCTGTGCGcgaggaggaggtgagggaggccCTGGTGCGGAGCGGCTATGAGCTGCGGGATCTGCGCACCTACACCATGCCTGCCCACCTTCGGACGGGTGTAGACGATGTCAAGGGCATCTTCTTCACCTGGGCCCAGAAGAAGGTGGGGGTGTGA
- the STARD3 gene encoding stAR-related lipid transfer protein 3 isoform X1, whose amino-acid sequence MSKLSGDLLGRDLERSLPAVASLGSSLSHSQSLSSHLLPPPLPEKRRAISDVRRTFCLFVTFDLLFISLLWIIELNTNTGIQKNLEQEVINYNFKTSFFDIFVLAFFRFSGLLLGYAVLRLRHWWVIAALSLLCLFVSPSPGQVTTLVSSAFLIVKVILSELLSKGAFGYLLPIVSFVLAWLETWFLDFKVLPQEAEEERWYLAAQAAVARGPLLFSSALSEGQFYSPPESFAGSDNESDEEIVGKKSFSAQEREYILQGKEAMTVVDQILAQEENWKFEKNNEYGDTVYTIEVPFHGKTFILKTFLPCPAELVYQEVILQPERMVLWNKTVTACQILQRVEDNTLISYDVSSGAAGGVVSPRDFVNVRRIERRRDRYLSSGIATTHCTKPPTHKYVRGENGPGGFIVLKSASNPRVCTFIWILNTDLKGRLPRYLIHQSLAATMFEFAFHLRQRIGELGARA is encoded by the exons ATGAGCAAGCTGTCCGGGGACCTGCTGGGCCGCGACCTGGAGCGCAGCCTGCCGGCCGTGGCCTCCCTGGGCTCATCGCTATCCCACAGCCAGAGCCTCTCCTCGCACCTCCTCCCACCGCCACTGCCGGAGAAGCGCCGGGCCATCTCCGACGTCCGCCGCACCTTCTGTTTGTTCGTCACCTTCGACCTGCTCTTCATCTCCCTGCTCTGGATCATTGAGCTGAAC ACCAACACAGGCATCCAGAAGAACCTGGAGCAGGAGGTCATCAACTACAACTTTAAAACTTCCTTCTTTGACATCTTT GTCCTGGCCTTCTTCCGCTTCTCCGGACTGCTCCTGGGCTATGCCGTGCTGCGGCTCCGGCACTGGTGGGTGATTGCG GCTCTGTCTTTGCTCTGTCTGTTTGTCTCTCCCTCCCCTGGGCAGGTCACCACACTGGTGTCCAGTGCATTCCTCATCGTCAAGGTCATCCTCTCTGAG CTGCTCAGCAAAGGGGCCTTCGGCTACTTGCTCCCCATCGTCTCCTTTGTCCTCGCCTGGCTGGAGACCTGGTTCCTTGACTTCAAAGTCCTACCTCAGGAGGCTGAGGAGGAGCGAT GGTACCTTGCCGCCCAGGCTGCTGTTGCCCGAGGACCCCTGCTCTTCTCCAGCGCTCTGTCTGAGGGCCAGTTCTATTCACCCCCAGAATCCTTTGCAG GGTCTGACAATGAATCCGATGAAGAAATTGTTGGGAAGAAAAGCTTTTCTGCCCAG GAACGGGAGTACATCCTTCAGGGGAAGGAGGCCATGACGGTGGTGGACCAGATCTTGGCCCAAGAAGAGAACTGGAAGTTTGAGAAGAATAAC GAATATGGGGACACTGTGTACACCATCGAGGTTCCCTTTCACGGCAAGACCTTCATTCTGAAG aCCTTCCTGCCCTGCCCCGCGGAGCTGGTATACCAGGAGGTGATCCTACAGCCTGAGAGGATGGTGCTGTGGAACAAGACTGTGACTGCCTGCCAG ATCCTACAGCGAGTAGAAGACAACACCCTCATCTCCTATGATGTGTCTTCAGGGGCTGCGGGTGGCGTGGTCTCTCCCAG GGACTTTGTGAATGTCCGACGCATCGAGCGGCGCCGAGACCGATACCTGTCCTCGGGCATCGCTACCACGCACTGTACCAAGCCCCCAACGCACAAATACGTCAG GGGAGAGAATGGTCCTGGGGGCTTCATCGTGCTCAAGTCAGCCAGTAACCCGCGAGTCTGCACCTTCATCTGGATCCTTAATACAGATCTCAAG GGCCGCCTGCCCCGGTACCTCATCCACCAGAGCCTCGCAGCCACCATGTTCGAATTTGCCTTCCACCTGCGGCAGCGCATCGGAGAGCTGGGTGCCCGGGCATAA
- the PGAP3 gene encoding post-GPI attachment to proteins factor 3 isoform X1 gives MAGRTARLVLLAGAAALASGSQGDREPVYRDCVLRCEERNCSGGALKHFRSRQPIYMSLAGWTCRDDCKYECMWVTVGLYLQEGHKVPQFHGKMGTMCPASGFEWPFSRFLCFQEPASAVASFLNGLASLVMLCRYRTSVPASSPMYPTCVAFAWVSLNAWFWSTVFHTRDTDLTEKMDYFCASTVILHSIYLCCVRTVGLQRPAVASAFRALLLLMLTAHVSYLSLIRFDYGYNMAANVAIGLLNAAWWLAWCLRNQRLPHVHKCVAVVLLLQGLSLLELLDFPPLFWVLDAHAIWHISTIPVHVLFFSFLEDDSLYLLKESEAKVKLD, from the exons ATGGCCGGGCGGACTGCGCGGCTGGTACTGCTGGCTGGAGCAGCCGCGCTAGCAAGCGGCTCCCAGGGCGACCGCGAGCCAGTGTACCGCGACTGCGTGCTTCGGTGCGAAGAGCGGAACTGCTCGGGGGGTGCACTGAAGCACTTCCGCTCCCGCCAGCCAATCTACATGAGTCTAGCAG GTTGGACCTGTCGGGACGACTGTAAGTATGAGTGTATGTGGGTCACCGTTGGCCTCTACCTCCAGGAAGGTCACAAAGTGCCTCAGTTCCATGGCAAG ATGGGAACAATGTGTCCTGCCTCTGGATTTGAG TGGCCCTTCTCCCGGTTCCTGTGCTTCCAAGAGCCAGCTTCTGCTGTGGCCTCTTTCCTCAATGGCCTAGCCAGCCTGGTGATGCTTTGTCGCTACCGCACCTCCGTGCCAGCCTCCTCCCCTATGTACCCCACCTGCGTGGCCTTTGCTTGG GTCTCCCTCAATGCTTGGTTCTGGTCCACAGTCTTCCACACCAGGGACACCGACCTCACAGAG AAAATGGACTACTTCTGTGCCTCCACTGTCATCCTGCACTCCATCTATCTGTGCTGTGTCAG GACCGTGGGGCTGCAGCGCCCGGCCGTGGCCAGTGCCTTCCGGGCCCTCCTGCTGCTCATGCTGACGGCGCACGTCTCCTACCTGAGTCTCATCCGCTTCGACTACGGCTACAACATGGCGGCTAACGTGGCAATCG GCCTGCTGAACGCGGCGTGGTGGCTGGCCTGGTGCCTGCGGAACCAGCGGCTGCCGCATGTGCACAAGTGCGTGGCGGTGGTCCTGCTGCTGCAGGGGCTGTCCCTGCTCGAGCTGCTGGACTTCCCGCCTCTCTTCTGGGTCCTGGATGCCCACGCCATCTGGCACATCAGCACCATCCCGGTTCACGTCCTTTTCTTCAG CTTCCTGGAAGATGACAGCCTCTACCTGCTGAAGGAGTCAGAGGCCAAGGTCAAGCTGGACTGA
- the PGAP3 gene encoding post-GPI attachment to proteins factor 3 isoform X3, with product MAGRTARLVLLAGAAALASGSQGDREPVYRDCVLRCEERNCSGGALKHFRSRQPIYMSLAGWTCRDDCKYECMWVTVGLYLQEGHKVPQFHGKVSLNAWFWSTVFHTRDTDLTEKMDYFCASTVILHSIYLCCVRTVGLQRPAVASAFRALLLLMLTAHVSYLSLIRFDYGYNMAANVAIGLLNAAWWLAWCLRNQRLPHVHKCVAVVLLLQGLSLLELLDFPPLFWVLDAHAIWHISTIPVHVLFFSFLEDDSLYLLKESEAKVKLD from the exons ATGGCCGGGCGGACTGCGCGGCTGGTACTGCTGGCTGGAGCAGCCGCGCTAGCAAGCGGCTCCCAGGGCGACCGCGAGCCAGTGTACCGCGACTGCGTGCTTCGGTGCGAAGAGCGGAACTGCTCGGGGGGTGCACTGAAGCACTTCCGCTCCCGCCAGCCAATCTACATGAGTCTAGCAG GTTGGACCTGTCGGGACGACTGTAAGTATGAGTGTATGTGGGTCACCGTTGGCCTCTACCTCCAGGAAGGTCACAAAGTGCCTCAGTTCCATGGCAAG GTCTCCCTCAATGCTTGGTTCTGGTCCACAGTCTTCCACACCAGGGACACCGACCTCACAGAG AAAATGGACTACTTCTGTGCCTCCACTGTCATCCTGCACTCCATCTATCTGTGCTGTGTCAG GACCGTGGGGCTGCAGCGCCCGGCCGTGGCCAGTGCCTTCCGGGCCCTCCTGCTGCTCATGCTGACGGCGCACGTCTCCTACCTGAGTCTCATCCGCTTCGACTACGGCTACAACATGGCGGCTAACGTGGCAATCG GCCTGCTGAACGCGGCGTGGTGGCTGGCCTGGTGCCTGCGGAACCAGCGGCTGCCGCATGTGCACAAGTGCGTGGCGGTGGTCCTGCTGCTGCAGGGGCTGTCCCTGCTCGAGCTGCTGGACTTCCCGCCTCTCTTCTGGGTCCTGGATGCCCACGCCATCTGGCACATCAGCACCATCCCGGTTCACGTCCTTTTCTTCAG CTTCCTGGAAGATGACAGCCTCTACCTGCTGAAGGAGTCAGAGGCCAAGGTCAAGCTGGACTGA
- the STARD3 gene encoding stAR-related lipid transfer protein 3 isoform X2, with protein sequence MSKLSGDLLGRDLERSLPAVASLGSSLSHSQSLSSHLLPPPLPEKRRAISDVRRTFCLFVTFDLLFISLLWIIELNTNTGIQKNLEQEVINYNFKTSFFDIFVLAFFRFSGLLLGYAVLRLRHWWVIAVTTLVSSAFLIVKVILSELLSKGAFGYLLPIVSFVLAWLETWFLDFKVLPQEAEEERWYLAAQAAVARGPLLFSSALSEGQFYSPPESFAGSDNESDEEIVGKKSFSAQEREYILQGKEAMTVVDQILAQEENWKFEKNNEYGDTVYTIEVPFHGKTFILKTFLPCPAELVYQEVILQPERMVLWNKTVTACQILQRVEDNTLISYDVSSGAAGGVVSPRDFVNVRRIERRRDRYLSSGIATTHCTKPPTHKYVRGENGPGGFIVLKSASNPRVCTFIWILNTDLKGRLPRYLIHQSLAATMFEFAFHLRQRIGELGARA encoded by the exons ATGAGCAAGCTGTCCGGGGACCTGCTGGGCCGCGACCTGGAGCGCAGCCTGCCGGCCGTGGCCTCCCTGGGCTCATCGCTATCCCACAGCCAGAGCCTCTCCTCGCACCTCCTCCCACCGCCACTGCCGGAGAAGCGCCGGGCCATCTCCGACGTCCGCCGCACCTTCTGTTTGTTCGTCACCTTCGACCTGCTCTTCATCTCCCTGCTCTGGATCATTGAGCTGAAC ACCAACACAGGCATCCAGAAGAACCTGGAGCAGGAGGTCATCAACTACAACTTTAAAACTTCCTTCTTTGACATCTTT GTCCTGGCCTTCTTCCGCTTCTCCGGACTGCTCCTGGGCTATGCCGTGCTGCGGCTCCGGCACTGGTGGGTGATTGCG GTCACCACACTGGTGTCCAGTGCATTCCTCATCGTCAAGGTCATCCTCTCTGAG CTGCTCAGCAAAGGGGCCTTCGGCTACTTGCTCCCCATCGTCTCCTTTGTCCTCGCCTGGCTGGAGACCTGGTTCCTTGACTTCAAAGTCCTACCTCAGGAGGCTGAGGAGGAGCGAT GGTACCTTGCCGCCCAGGCTGCTGTTGCCCGAGGACCCCTGCTCTTCTCCAGCGCTCTGTCTGAGGGCCAGTTCTATTCACCCCCAGAATCCTTTGCAG GGTCTGACAATGAATCCGATGAAGAAATTGTTGGGAAGAAAAGCTTTTCTGCCCAG GAACGGGAGTACATCCTTCAGGGGAAGGAGGCCATGACGGTGGTGGACCAGATCTTGGCCCAAGAAGAGAACTGGAAGTTTGAGAAGAATAAC GAATATGGGGACACTGTGTACACCATCGAGGTTCCCTTTCACGGCAAGACCTTCATTCTGAAG aCCTTCCTGCCCTGCCCCGCGGAGCTGGTATACCAGGAGGTGATCCTACAGCCTGAGAGGATGGTGCTGTGGAACAAGACTGTGACTGCCTGCCAG ATCCTACAGCGAGTAGAAGACAACACCCTCATCTCCTATGATGTGTCTTCAGGGGCTGCGGGTGGCGTGGTCTCTCCCAG GGACTTTGTGAATGTCCGACGCATCGAGCGGCGCCGAGACCGATACCTGTCCTCGGGCATCGCTACCACGCACTGTACCAAGCCCCCAACGCACAAATACGTCAG GGGAGAGAATGGTCCTGGGGGCTTCATCGTGCTCAAGTCAGCCAGTAACCCGCGAGTCTGCACCTTCATCTGGATCCTTAATACAGATCTCAAG GGCCGCCTGCCCCGGTACCTCATCCACCAGAGCCTCGCAGCCACCATGTTCGAATTTGCCTTCCACCTGCGGCAGCGCATCGGAGAGCTGGGTGCCCGGGCATAA